Below is a genomic region from Luoshenia tenuis.
AGCAGCTGGGGCTGGAGAGCTTGAAGGGCTATGATATCAACGTGACCTCGCTGAGCAACACCCGTTTAATTCAGATCAGCGTGACGGGACGGGAGCCGCAAATGGCGGCGAACATTGCAAACGGTTTGGCGCAGGTCTTCTCACAATCGGTTACCGACATCATGCGGGTGGATAACGTGTCGGTGATCGACGAGGCGCGGGTAGCGGAAAAACCATCGGGCCCCGCGCGGGAGCGGACGATTGTTTTGGCGGCGATGGTCACCGCGCTTGTGATGATGCTGATCGCAATCTTGAAAGACGCACTTAATACCACGCTCAAGACGGCGGCCGATGTGGAGCAGCAGGTCGGCCTATCGGTACTGGCGCAGGTGGCCAGAGTAGACGGTAAATAAGAAGGGGCGGTTTTAAACGGATGGACAATTCCTATCAGATATATTTTAACAGCCCGGAACTGCGCGAGGCGATCAAGACCCTGCGGGTCAATATTGAATTTGCCGGTATCGACGAGCCCGTCCGCTCGG
It encodes:
- a CDS encoding YveK family protein — translated: MKELSIKDVFKSILGHAKLIVLVVFAVVVVTSFYTFKMMPDEYTSDTTLYVLTQQNENVISSSDLSASALLVNDYRELVLSYKVTSAVAQQLGLESLKGYDINVTSLSNTRLIQISVTGREPQMAANIANGLAQVFSQSVTDIMRVDNVSVIDEARVAEKPSGPARERTIVLAAMVTALVMMLIAILKDALNTTLKTAADVEQQVGLSVLAQVARVDGK